In Ptiloglossa arizonensis isolate GNS036 chromosome 6, iyPtiAriz1_principal, whole genome shotgun sequence, a single window of DNA contains:
- the LOC143148182 gene encoding uncharacterized protein LOC143148182: MGKMDLHRSSLGLLSTVVLVTLAITTLHQFDISDYLYGIDHDLQARARAGIEAERFTYQTRARFQERPESTDAPCRVKPDRPCPPSKYRTPSGVCNNVRHAVWGSRGAPFLKMLPAAYSDGIAIPRQSVRNHVLPTPMKAVSMIINRLQPVPEAHEGLTSFSGVWSELVLQDIGLTVHPTNQPNLCCSGKTKHPECYEIRDEDGGCTNYWRSVPSLTVHRCNFDTREQMNGASAYLDGSHIYGTTDERLHQLRTYSQGKVDVSACEVCNSTEDRALGTIYTAFLNEHNRIAGKLAEANSHWDETKLFLEARRLVVAQIQHVTLNEYVPSILGEGARTDPELMPVASGFYSGYSSSNLAGTYDAVALAALRALISLRRHGINDATSLEDHVIASANRVSLDLSRSAFETQLDANAHFVHVGRDHGITGYVNFVADCSENNVTVRNFKDLERFMRPVQARLLESIYSRVEDIDLLLGGILEIPTKGAAVGPTFECLLKRQFVKTRNSDRFWYENDLPPSGLSSVQLAEIKKVSLAGILCTNTNIRKIQPKAFIQQDPYLNAKISCDQHSVLDVTPWREEEPQSVPVKEKVIATPVVPELVPELHPGLIAAAVKKAEADLIERKQLEYNSWLEQRIADPKSPAGTAASFSKANRDALLLANSSIMYELATNEILNGVQGLKRRKRQVFDTTDNVLGFPNNDFFDVLQNVDISGFLSQNKPTNHDEVECPSDDSSCDPTTPYRTLSGHCNNLRNPSLGKSLTTFARLLPPTYEDGVSKPRLTSIMGLSLPNPRVVSTVLHPDISHLHNRYTLMVMQFAQFLDHDLTMTPIHKGFAESIPSCRPCDSQHTVHAECNPFPVPPGDHYYPTVNVTSGTRMCFPSMRSLPGQQHLGPREQINQNTGFLDASVIYGENTCICNVLRGPNGRMNVTQSPHRGAKDLLPQSPTHPECKAKSGYCFIGGDGRASEQPALTVMHTFWIREHNKIVEGLRHVNPHWDGEKLFQQSRRIISALLQHITFNEFLPRILGWNAVTLYGLKLLPQGYYKEYSPTCNPSVLTEFATAAYRIGHSLLRPHLPRMDRNYQNIEPSILLRDGFFDPDMLYQQGMLDEMMRGLVATPMESLDQFITGEVTNHLFEIRGIPYSGIDLIALNIHRARDHGIPSYNNYRALCNLKRATTFEDLSREMVPEVIARMKRIYNSVDDIDLFSGGLSERPLQGGLVGPTFACIIAIQLRQARKCDRFWYETDDPNVRFTEHQLAEIRKITLSKVMCDNMDEHNDMQRAAFDLPSNFLNPRVPCSSMPQLDLSAWRETRHGCQIGGRNVALGESGFPTPCTSCVCTAEGTQCASLRITDCNQLLREASREAILRDDVCTAQCGFVLAATEATSRLQQFTTPTSFPGFVPHRNNLRSAPTPVSFNGFKLPDLSQFIG, from the exons GTATCGCGATTCCACGACAGTCGGTACGGAACCACGTGCTCCCGACGCCTATGAAAGCGGTTTCGATGATAATAAACCGTCTGCAGCCGGTACCGGAGGCTCACGAGGGTTTGACGAGTTTCTCCGGCGTGTGGTCGGAGCTGGTACTACAGGACATCGGTTTAACGGTGCACCCGACGAATCAGCCGAATCTGTGCTGCTCGGGAAAAACGAAACATCCAGAGTGTTACGAGATTCGCGACGAGGACGGCGGCTGCACGAATTATTGGCGATCGGTGCCGAGCTTAACCGTGCACAGATGCAACTTCGACACCAGGGAACAGATGAACGGTGCATCGGCGTACTTGGACGGTTCTCATATTTACGGGACCACCGACGAGAGACTGCATCAGCTACGGACGTACAGTCAAGGAAAAGTGGACGTATCCGCGTGCGAGGTTTGCAATAGCACAGAGGACAGGGCACTGGGTACGATATACACCGCCTTTCTGAACGAGCATAATCGCATAGCGGGGAAACTGGCCGAAGCGAACAGCCATTGGGACGAGACGAAACTGTTCCTCGAAGCGCGTCGACTCGTCGTCGCTCAAATTCAACACGTTACTTTGAACGAGTATGTGCCCAGTATACTCGGCGAAGGCGCTCGAACCGACCCCGAGCTGATGCCAGTCGCCAGCGGATTTTACAGCGGTTACTCGTCGTCGAATCTCGCCGGCACGTACGATGCGGTCGCATTAGCGGCTCTACGCGCTCTGATATCGCTCCGCAGGCACGGGATCAACGACGCTACGAGCCTCGAGGATCACGTGATCGCCTCGGCCAATCGCGTCAGCCTCGATCTCAGCCGCTCCGCTTTCGAGACACAGTTGGACGCGAATGCTCATTTCGTTCACGTGGGTCGCGATCATGGAATCACTGGATACGTCAATTTTGTCGCCGATTGTTCCGAAAACAATGTCACG GTTCGGAACTTCAAGGATTTGGAACGCTTTATGCGGCCGGTGCAAGCGAGACTATTGGAATCCATATATTCTCGGGTGGAAGACATAGATCTCCTTCTGGGTGGGATTTTAGAAATCCCTACGAAAGGTGCAGCAGTGGGTCCGACGTTCGAATGCCTCCTAAAGAGGCAGTTCGTTAAAACTCGAAACTCTGATCGATTTTGGTACGAGAACGATCTTCCTCCGTCCGGGTTGAGCTCGGTGCAGCTTGCCGAGATCAAGAAGGTTTCGCTGGCTGGTATCCTGTGCACAAACACGAACATTCGTAAGATTCAACCGAAAGCGTTCATCCAACAGGACCCGTATTTGAACGCCAAAATCAGCTGCGATCAGCATAGCGTGCTCGACGTGACACCGTGGAGAGAAGAGGAGCCTCAGTCGGTACCGGTTAAAGAAAAAGTGATCGCCACGCCAGTGGTGCCGGAACTTGTACCGGAACTTCATCCCGGCCTGATCGCAGCAGCTGTGAAAAAGGCGGAGGCAGACCTCATCGAAAGGAAACAATTGGAGTATAACTCGTGGTTGGAGCAAAGGATAGCGGATCCGAAATCACCAGCTGGCACGGCTGCTAGTTTCTCGAAAGCCAACAGAGACGCTCTGTTGTTGGCCAACTCGTCCATCATGTACGAACTGGCCACCAACGAAATTTTGAACGGCGTGCAAGGACTGAAACGTAGGAAACGACAGGTTTTCGACACCACTGACAACGTTCTCGGTTTTCCGAACAACGACTTCTTCGATGTGCTGCAAAACGTCGACATATCTGGATTTCTGTCGCAGAACAAACCTACGAATCACGACGAGGTCGAGTGCCCGTCCGACGACAGTTCGTGCGACCCCACTACCCCGTACAGAACCCTTTCCGGTCACTGTAACAACCTTCGTAATCCAAGTCTTGGGAAATCGTTGACCACCTTCGCCAGATTGCTTCCGCCCACGTACGAGGACGGAGTATCGAAACCGAGGTTAACATCGATCATGGGATTATCGCTGCCCAATCCGAGGGTAGTGTCTACCGTCCTTCATCCCGATATCTCTCACCTTCACAATCGGTACACGTTGATGGTGATGCAGTTCGCTCAGTTCTTGGACCACGATCTCACGATGACCCCGATCCACAAAGGATTCGCGGAATCTATACCGAGTTGTCGTCCATGTGACTCTCAACATACGGTGCACGCCGAGTGCAATCCGTTCCCGGTGCCACCCGGTGATCATTACTATCCGACGGTGAACGTCACCTCCGGTACGCGAATGTGTTTCCCCTCGATGAGATCGCTACCCGGACAACAACACCTGGGACCGCGCGAACAGATCAATCAGAATACCGGTTTCCTGGACGCTTCCGTGATCTACGGTGAGAACACTTGCATCTGTAACGTTCTGCGGGGTCCCAACGGGCGCATGAATGTCACCCAAAGTCCTCACCGTGGCGCGAAGGATCTTCTACCGCAGTCGCCGACTCATCCGGAATGCAAAGCAAAATCCGGATACTGTTTCATCGGTGGGGATGGTCGCGCGTCCGAGCAGCCAGCTTTGACCGTGATGCACACCTTCTGGATACGGGAGCACAACAAAATCGTCGAGGGTTTGAGGCACGTGAATCCTCATTGGGACGGCGAGAAACTCTTCCAGCAGTCCCGTCGTATCATCAGCGCGTTGTTGCAACACATCACGTTCAACGAATTTCTCCCAAGAATCCTCGGATGGAACGCCGTCACTCTCTACGGTTTGAAGCTCCTGCCTCAAGGCTACTACAAAGAGTACTCGCCCACGTGCAATCCAAGCGTGCTCACCGAGTTCGCGACAGCCGCGTACAGAATCGGGCACTCGCTCCTGAGGCCTCATTTGCCGAGAATGGATCGCAACTATCAGAACATCGAACCCTCCATTTTGTTGCGCGACGGATTTTTCGATCCCGACATGCTCTATCAGCAAGGCATGTTGGACGAAATGATGCGAGGTTTGGTGGCCACCCCCATGGAATCGCTGGATCAATTCATAACCGGTGAGGTGACCAACCATCTGTTCGAGATTCGTGGTATTCCGTATTCCGGGATCGATTTGATCGCGTTGAACATCCATCGCGCCAGGGATCACGGGATACCCTCCTACAACAATTACAGAGCTCTTTGCAACCTGAAGAGGGCCACCACCTTCGAGGATTTGTCGAGGGAGATGGTACCGGAGGTGATTGCGCGTATGAAACGCATTTACAACTCCGTCGACGATATAGATTTATTCTCCGGTGGACTGAGCGAGAGACCTCTTCAAGGTGGTCTCGTGGGACCGACGTTCGCCTGCATCATAGCTATACAGTTACGACAAGCGAGGAAATGCGATCGTTTCTGGTACGAGACCGACGACCCGAACGTACGATTCACCGAACATCAGCTGGCGGAAATACGGAAGATCACATTGTCGAAAGTCATGTGCGACAACATGGACGAGCACAACGACATGCAACGAGCAGCGTTCGACTTGCCGAGTAATTTCTTGAATCCGCGTGTTCCTTGTAGCTCTATGCCGCAGCTGGATCTGTCTGCCTGGAGAGAAACGAGGCATGGATGTCAAATCGGAGGTAGAAACGTTGCTTTAGGAGAATCTGGTTTCCCCACGCCTTGCACCAGCTGCGTTTGCACAGCCGAGGGC ACGCAATGCGCATCTCTGAGGATCACGGATTGTAATCAGCTTCTGCGCGAAGCTTCTCGAGAGGCGATCTTACGCGACGATGTATGCACCGCTCAGTGTGGTTTCGTTTTGGCGGCCACGGAAGCTACCTCAAGACTTCAGCAGTTTACGACACCAACGAGCTTCCCTGGTTTCGTGCCACACAGGAATAATTTACGAAGTGCACCAACGCCAGTTTCTTTCAATGGCTTTAAATTACCGGATCTCTCGCAGTTCATTGGCTGA
- the Wmd gene encoding serine-threonine kinase receptor-associated protein wmd, producing MPNLKQTPLTCSGHTRPVVHLAFSDVTDTGYYLISACKDGKPMLRQGDTGDWIGTFEGHKGAVWGVALNPEATRAASGAADFNVKVWDAIKGEEIYSFQHKHIVKSVDFSTDSNYLCTGSNEKLVRIYDLNKPEAAPQVFSGHKHAIRHVTFFNNNTQLITCADDKTLRVWDRNSGQEIKRVDFPTIPNSMEVSKDGTVITTTHNNVVTFWNSKALTKIREYNVITQVNSASLHPDCSIFVCGGEDLKVYKFDYSTGEEIESFKGHFGPVHCVRFSPDGELYASGSEDGTLRLWQTTVGKTYGLWRCTEQSPMIQETATVLNNKQEVPAS from the exons ATGCCGAATTTGAAACAGACTCCGCTGACGTGTAGTGGACACACTAGACCCGTGGTGCATCTTGCATTCTCTGATGTCACAGATACTGGATATTATTTGATTTCGGCATGCAAAG ATGGCAAACCCATGTTACGACAAGGAGATACTGGTGATTGGATTGGAACATTTGAAGGACATAAAGGAGCAGTGTGGGGTGTTGCTTTGAACCCTGAGGCTACAAGAGCTGCTTCAGGTGCTGCTGATTTTAATGTTAAAGTCTGGGATGCTATTAAAGGAGAAGAAATTTATTCCTTTCAACATAAGCATATAGTCAAGTCTGTTGATTTTAGCACCGATTCCAATTATTTATGTACCGGATCTAATGAAAAACTTGTACGCATTTATGATCTTAACAAACCAGAAGCAGCACCACAG GTTTTCTCAGGTCATAAACATGCTATAAGACATGTTACCTTTTTCAATAACAATACTCAATTAATTACTTGCGCCGATGACAAAACATTGAGAGTTTGGGATAGAAACAGTGGTCAAGAAATAAAGAGGGTAGATTTTCCAACAATTCCAAATTCTATGGAAGTGTCAAAGGATGGAACTGTTATTACAACTACTCACAACAATGTAGTAACTTTTTGGAATAGTAAAGC ATTAACTAAAATACGCGAATACAATGTGATAACGCAAGTGAATAGTGCCAGCTTACATCCAGATTGTAGTATTTTTGTATGCGGAGGAGAAGATttaaaagtgtacaaatttGACTATAGTACAGGTGAAGAAATTG aatcgTTCAAAGGACACTTTGGACCTGTACATTGTGTACGTTTTTCACCAGACGGTGAATTATATGCAAGTGGCTCGGAAGATGGTACTTTGAGATTATGGCAAACGACTGTTGGCAAAACTTATGGTCTCTGGCGATGTACAGAGCAGTCGCCTATGATACAAGAAACGGCTACAGTGCTTAATAATAAACAAGAAGTTCCTGCCAGttaa